Proteins found in one Candidatus Thorarchaeota archaeon genomic segment:
- a CDS encoding ArsR family transcriptional regulator has translation MAKKSNAPPMKDLKVIEDAKTIKLLFEPTRANIVFKYLTKDAMTVKQLADALDKNPGTILHHIDKLKAAGLIVEDYTEPTATGIVQRYYRATAREYRLGISGMMQTDGGVAEFAKERLKSMVRSLSVYGVDVPDDEYSDATELLRRLIERENEVSSSLPIVDETKYQELSRSVRNDASRIMRRYALEEDSQYKERRKAWHEFLRKYTQNDVIDNE, from the coding sequence ATGGCAAAGAAAAGCAATGCACCACCCATGAAGGACCTGAAGGTTATCGAAGATGCAAAGACGATTAAGCTGCTCTTTGAACCGACTAGAGCGAATATTGTCTTCAAGTATCTGACAAAGGACGCTATGACGGTCAAACAGTTGGCTGATGCGCTGGATAAGAATCCCGGAACAATACTCCACCATATTGACAAACTCAAGGCAGCTGGCTTGATAGTTGAGGATTATACAGAACCAACAGCAACAGGAATAGTGCAACGTTACTACCGCGCTACCGCCAGGGAATATCGCCTTGGCATTAGCGGAATGATGCAAACTGATGGTGGAGTCGCTGAGTTTGCAAAAGAACGGCTCAAATCTATGGTTCGAAGCCTCTCCGTTTACGGGGTCGATGTTCCTGATGACGAGTACTCTGATGCAACCGAGTTGTTGAGACGTTTGATTGAGCGAGAGAATGAGGTTAGCTCATCCTTGCCCATTGTGGACGAGACGAAATACCAAGAGCTTTCACGTTCCGTTCGCAACGACGCATCGCGAATCATGCGTCGATATGCACTAGAAGAAGATTCGCAATACAAAGAACGCAGGAAAGCATGGCATGAATTTCTGCGGAAATACACGCAAAATGATGTGATTGACAATGAGTGA